A genomic window from Luteolibacter sp. LG18 includes:
- a CDS encoding carbon-nitrogen hydrolase family protein encodes MRTASIQWDMQRPASAEAFHERAAFFVETAVADYGAHLVVFPEYFTLPLLSLGPRRRAMDSIRALAEMTDGVNVEMARLAREHRVWIVAGSQPVVRNGKLLNIAFIHGPDGQLHEQPKLHITPWERHAWDVSGGDELVTVDTGEVVFGVQICYDVEFPEPTRALADRGIELLVVPYCTDDRRGHLRVTRCAMARAVENQIGVVTAGCVGTLTRVPAANLHYARSGVFTPVDLGFPNDGIAAEAEPALEQLLIADLDLDALRRSRGEGTVTPLKDRRRDLFA; translated from the coding sequence ATGCGCACCGCCTCCATCCAGTGGGACATGCAGCGTCCCGCGTCCGCCGAAGCCTTCCACGAGCGCGCCGCGTTCTTCGTGGAAACGGCCGTCGCGGACTATGGTGCGCACCTGGTGGTGTTTCCCGAGTATTTCACGCTGCCGCTGCTCTCGCTGGGTCCCCGCCGCCGCGCCATGGACTCGATCCGGGCCCTAGCGGAAATGACGGACGGGGTGAACGTGGAAATGGCCCGCCTTGCCCGCGAGCACCGGGTCTGGATCGTCGCTGGCTCCCAGCCGGTGGTACGGAACGGGAAGCTGCTGAACATCGCCTTCATCCATGGGCCGGACGGCCAGCTCCACGAGCAGCCGAAGCTCCACATCACCCCCTGGGAACGCCATGCCTGGGATGTCAGCGGTGGGGATGAGCTCGTCACCGTCGATACCGGAGAGGTCGTTTTCGGCGTGCAGATCTGCTACGATGTCGAGTTTCCCGAGCCGACGCGTGCCCTCGCGGACCGCGGCATCGAGCTACTGGTGGTCCCGTACTGCACGGACGACCGCCGCGGCCACCTCCGCGTGACCCGCTGCGCCATGGCCCGTGCCGTGGAGAACCAGATCGGCGTGGTCACGGCCGGTTGTGTCGGCACGCTCACCCGCGTCCCGGCCGCGAACCTGCACTACGCCCGCAGCGGCGTGTTCACCCCCGTCGATCTTGGATTTCCCAACGACGGCATCGCCGCCGAGGCCGAGCCCGCGCTCGAACAGCTCCTCATCGCCGACCTCGATTTGGACGCCCTCCGCCGCTCTCGTGGCGAGGGAACCGTCACCCCGCTGAAGGACCGGCGGCGTGACCTTTTTGCATAA
- a CDS encoding sugar O-acetyltransferase — MTEKEKMLAGEPYFSFGEELANERLHAKEVLFEFNGMAPSKVDERHALLRGLFGSVGSRFYVEPPFRCDYGYNIHWGEGSYANYNLVILDCNRVTIGDQVLIGPNVSIYTAGHPLDPVTRAQDIEFALPVTIGNRVWIGGGAILNPGVTIGDNTVIGAGSVVTKDIPANVVAVGNPCRVLREIRPEEIGNGPRG, encoded by the coding sequence ATGACCGAAAAGGAGAAGATGCTGGCCGGGGAACCCTATTTCTCCTTCGGCGAGGAGCTGGCGAACGAACGCCTCCATGCCAAGGAGGTGCTGTTCGAGTTCAACGGCATGGCCCCGTCCAAGGTGGACGAGCGCCACGCCCTGCTCCGCGGGCTCTTCGGCTCGGTCGGCAGCCGCTTCTACGTCGAGCCGCCATTCCGCTGCGACTACGGCTACAACATCCACTGGGGCGAGGGCAGCTACGCGAACTACAACCTGGTGATTCTCGATTGCAACCGCGTCACCATCGGCGACCAGGTCCTGATCGGTCCGAACGTGAGCATCTACACCGCCGGACACCCGCTCGACCCGGTGACCCGCGCGCAGGACATCGAGTTCGCGCTGCCGGTCACCATCGGCAACCGCGTCTGGATCGGCGGCGGCGCGATCCTCAATCCCGGCGTGACCATCGGCGACAACACCGTCATCGGCGCGGGCAGCGTGGTGACCAAGGACATCCCGGCGAACGTGGTGGCCGTGGGAAATCCCTGCCGCGTGCTGCGGGAGATCCGGCCGGAGGAGATCGGAAACGGGCCCCGCGGTTGA
- a CDS encoding cation:proton antiporter, whose translation MNHLDLILTLTGGLAAALALGLGSQKLGLSPIVGYLLAGILVSPNTPGFAANKDLAKEMAEIGVILLMFGVGLHFHFKELLAVKRIAIPGAVVQSAAATVLSMVVMHQFFGWSWTQGAVFGMAIAVASTVVLTRVLVDHNDLHKPIGHIAIGWLVVEDLFTVFVLVLIPAVFGGTVSGGGALAMAIGWTALKIVALVAFTFLVGGWAIPRLLTMIARTGSRELFTLGVLVIALGIAVGAAKLFGVSMELGAFLAGMVVARSDFSTRAATDALPMKDAFGVLFFVSVGMLFNWGSLVATPWLAVATIGIILIGKPLAAIVIALLLRYPLKTALGVGAVLSQIGEFSFIVGTMGRQYGLLDEKAFNVLVASAIVTITVSPLIYRSVTPLDRWLSRLPGMRALAARATGAPDNHDLPGDDQERRAVIVGYGPVGKTVARLLRDNGFTPAVIEMNVDTVHKLREKGIPAIYGDASHPDILKAAGIERADIFILSASSVDMGHEAIQQAKSQNPKIRVLARTAYLREADELLNEGADGVFSGEGEVALSMTEHILEYFGATDEQVDRERDRIRRELFGTVEA comes from the coding sequence ATGAACCACCTCGACCTGATCCTCACCCTAACAGGCGGCCTCGCGGCCGCGCTCGCGCTCGGCCTGGGCTCCCAGAAGCTCGGACTGTCCCCGATCGTGGGCTACCTGCTGGCCGGGATCCTGGTGAGCCCGAACACGCCGGGCTTCGCGGCGAACAAGGACTTGGCGAAGGAAATGGCGGAGATCGGCGTGATCCTGCTGATGTTCGGGGTGGGCCTGCATTTCCACTTCAAGGAGCTGCTGGCGGTGAAACGGATCGCGATTCCCGGGGCGGTGGTCCAGAGCGCGGCGGCCACGGTGCTGAGCATGGTGGTGATGCACCAGTTCTTCGGCTGGAGCTGGACGCAGGGAGCGGTGTTCGGAATGGCGATCGCGGTGGCCAGCACGGTGGTGCTGACGCGGGTACTGGTGGACCACAACGACCTGCACAAGCCGATCGGGCACATCGCGATCGGCTGGCTGGTGGTGGAGGATCTGTTCACGGTGTTCGTGCTGGTGCTGATCCCGGCGGTGTTCGGCGGCACGGTGAGCGGCGGCGGCGCGCTGGCGATGGCGATCGGCTGGACGGCGCTCAAGATCGTGGCGCTGGTGGCCTTCACCTTCCTGGTCGGCGGTTGGGCGATCCCACGGCTGCTGACAATGATCGCCCGCACCGGCTCACGGGAGCTGTTCACGCTGGGCGTGCTGGTGATCGCGCTCGGCATCGCGGTGGGCGCGGCGAAGTTGTTCGGCGTCTCGATGGAACTGGGCGCCTTCCTCGCGGGAATGGTGGTGGCCCGCTCCGATTTCAGCACCCGGGCGGCCACCGACGCGCTGCCGATGAAGGATGCCTTCGGCGTGCTGTTCTTCGTCTCGGTGGGGATGCTGTTCAACTGGGGCAGTCTGGTGGCGACCCCGTGGCTGGCGGTGGCGACCATCGGCATCATCCTGATCGGCAAGCCGCTGGCCGCGATCGTGATCGCGCTGCTGCTGCGCTACCCGCTGAAGACCGCGCTCGGCGTCGGCGCGGTGCTGTCCCAGATCGGCGAGTTCTCCTTCATCGTCGGCACCATGGGCCGGCAATACGGGCTGCTGGATGAGAAAGCCTTCAACGTGCTGGTGGCCTCGGCGATCGTCACGATCACGGTGTCCCCTCTGATCTACCGCTCGGTGACGCCGCTCGACCGCTGGCTGTCCCGGCTGCCGGGCATGCGCGCCCTGGCGGCCCGCGCGACGGGAGCTCCGGACAACCACGACCTGCCGGGCGACGACCAGGAACGGCGCGCGGTGATCGTGGGCTACGGACCCGTCGGCAAGACGGTGGCGCGGCTGCTGCGGGACAACGGTTTCACCCCCGCGGTGATCGAAATGAACGTCGACACCGTCCACAAGCTGCGCGAAAAGGGCATCCCCGCGATCTACGGCGATGCCAGCCACCCGGACATCCTCAAGGCGGCAGGCATCGAGCGCGCGGACATTTTCATCCTCAGCGCCTCCAGCGTGGACATGGGCCACGAGGCAATCCAGCAGGCGAAGAGCCAGAACCCGAAGATCCGGGTGCTGGCCCGCACCGCCTACCTGCGCGAGGCCGACGAGCTGCTCAACGAGGGCGCGGACGGCGTGTTTTCCGGCGAAGGCGAGGTGGCGCTGTCGATGACCGAGCACATCCTCGAATACTTCGGCGCGACCGACGAGCAGGTCGACCGCGAGCGCGACCGCATCCGCCGCGAGCTGTTTGGCACGGTGGAGGCGTGA